CATACGTAAGTGGGCTTTATTGGACCATgcttaaaatttcatttttcaaaTCTAGCTTCTgcattgatttttattttttatcttttaaaattgtgatttttattttttgcccTATTACTCGTttagtaaaaaaattatgaGCCAAAGTATCTTTAACTTTAACCTAATTTCATTTGGCATACttttctagaaaatattttcttgaggCATAAGTTCAACAATATATGATTTGCAAgacaagattttaaaagataGGTGTTAAGGTATGACTTTTGTCGCTAAACTTATGCCCTCTGTCATAACCTGTGCCAACTTAACTTATTCCTTAAACATAAATTATGTCAATGCACTTATGCTCTCGGACATAACTTAGGCCATAAACTTATATTTTTGAGTTTGCCTTGAGACATAACTTATGCTGCTCTACTTATATCTAGGACATATCGTGTGATTATGAGATAATTTATGTCAATAAACTTATCTCTAAACTATgtcttgaaattatttttttgtatgttgTCAAGAATATTTTGTACCATTTTTTATTACGTAAGCTCTCAAAAGCAAAATTTACAGATCAACAAGTTTAACGAGCAAATATTAAAGACGAATATAAATACAGACATTTACGCGAATATCCCTTTTTAAATTAAGACAAATTCAGTTCGGACCTTCTGGTCTATGTCCCGCATTAGGGCCCACAGTCCACTTGACTTACGAATTGGCACTTTCTAGTCCGTGGGCCCTCTCTGACTCATAGTTGGGGTAAAGGTAAGAGTTTTTCATCCAATTATAAACCGCCACGTGTACATCTGAACCAGCTTTCCCACTTTTATTTTGATAACGTTATCTTCCACTGATTGGGCTATGATTTACACGTGTCCTTTTGACACACATCTTCTTAGCCCATTACTAAAGTTGGTACTTTTAATGGACTCAATAATGTTCATATTACTATTAGACAAAAGAGAATTAACAAACAATTTTAGGTACTACCACAtgtcaaaatacaaaataaaaatagaattgtTATATTATTATCACGCTATTTCAATTTGGgaagtcaaatattttttaaactgcAAAATTTCATAATAAGTATTCTTAAATTATGAAACTCGTGATTTTCAATATGTttatatagtttttaaatacgtgaattttattttcttcaaaaattaagTAATCACAATCAAATTAAGAtctaaatatgaatatttcaaCCTTGTGCTTTGAACTTCATCATTTCCTTGATAAAATAAGGTTAATGGTGCATTATTTGAAACTCTTTTATAATGAATATGACCTCAACttttatcaaattattatttggaaAATAAATGTAACTCTAAGTTGTTTTGCTAATGTGGTCTTTTATGTATGTTTAGCTAATGGGGTCTTTTATGTATACCACAAAGGTGGGATTAGGCCAATTTGCTTTACTTATCCAACAAAACTTCTAATACCTTCAATTGATGAAATGTTACATTTTGGCAGATAATATGTAATGTGCCCTCTTACACAAAAAGAGCCTGGATATACTTGGATCCTGCTTTGTGTTACTAGAAAAACTTAAGACATAATACACTAGTGGCCTAGTGGGGTCATATTATGAAATTTTACTTCTTTGTGTTCTGCCCGATAAAAAATTATCCGCTCTGTTTTATTTCACGTgacattatttaattttgataagaaatttaaaaaaatattaaaagtttatggtctaaaacaatttATAGATATTTGAGAAACTATGAATTatctcattaaaaataaaaatgggaaaaaacataaattttctCTGAAGTTGTaccgaaaagtcagttacacatcTAAACTATCATGACGATCTATTACACACCTAAGCTATCTAAAAGTAAATTTATTAATCCTACAACTGACGtggcaaaaaaataaaacaagggCACGTCAGactaaaattaaagtaaaaaaattaaaaaaaacaaaatcacccaCCCCACGTCCTTttttcttcacacccacctacccacttcttcttcacacccatcTCCATTTACTCTCcattttaaatctttattttttttcttttaaaactcattaaagtaaaaaaattaaaaatcaaaatcattCCACTCCCACGTCGTTTCTTCTTCATACTCacctaccctcttcttcttcacacccatcTTCATTTGCTCtccatttttaatctttatttttttttcttttaaaattcattaaaataaaaaaattaaaaatcaaaatcatcCCACTCCCACGTCATTTCTTCTTCACACTCacctaccctcttcttcttcacacccatcTCCATTTACTTTCcattttaaatctttattttttttcttttaaaactcattaaagtaaaaaaattaaaaatcaaaatcatcTCACTCCCACgtcttttcttcttcacacccacctaccctttttttcttcacacccacctccATTTAtccccattttgaatcttgaattttttttctttcaaaacccattaagaagaagaagaattcttctCCCCATTTTGGTGGAGAAGAGATTAGGGTAGGGGGGTCGGAtgagtggttaataattaattaggaattaattcatataaaatatagttaataaaagaaaaattaattaataaagaaaaaaaaaagaaagatattaAAAATCGGATGAGTGGttgataattaattaggagttaattaatataaaatatagttaataaataaaaaattaattcataaagaagagaaaagaaaaaatataaaaaattggatgggtggttaataattaattaggagttaattaatataaaatatagttaataaatgaaaagttaattaataaagaaaaaaaatataaaaaatcgtatgagtggttaataattaattagtataaaatatagttaataaaagaaaatttaattaataaagaaaaaaagaaaaaaatataaaaaattataatttctaacgTGGCGCTGACGTGACAACGAGTATAATATACCACATACTATGAGAGTGGTGTTATACGTTTCAGGGTGTAATAAATTCACGTTtagatagtttaagtgtgtaatagatcgtcatgatagtttaagtatgtaattGATTTTTCGGTATAACTTCAGGAGAAATTTATGcctttttccaaaataaaatatatattttaagaattaaatataaaattatattattatttttatgactgactaaaaaaaatactttatatcAATTCCTCACTTAGTGTCCAAAATTTATGAAGCCCCGATTAAATTTAAATCGCACACTATATAGCCTATTTAGTAAATGGGCAGTAATTAATGTAAATGTGGGAAAAGGTTAAAAGGTGGAGCCTAGAGGAGGAGATACAATCTGAATCACTCAATTCTAATCAGCACGAGTgtacaaaaaacaaaaaaattggaTGGTCTAAAACTATTCAAAAATATATAGGAGTAAATTAAACAAGGAAATGCTGCTGAAAATTCTTGAGATCAGCAGCAACAAGGtgaccatttttatttttactttctttCAACTGATGTTgatgtattaaaaaaaaacctTGTTCAACTAATTGGATCCTTCTTTCTATTGCTATTCGCAGGTTAGTTCTTTAAATTCCCCTGTACCTTTccatatataaaaatactattaaaGATTTGAACACCCTTTTCCTTTTCTAGTCAGTCTCTACGTGTATCAAAGTTAGAAAGGAAGCTTATTATAATCTAATTGACTATATATAGTAACCTCCCATTACTTGGAAAAAGTGTTAATAGCATGTTCATTTGCAAATTTTTCTGTTTGTGAGTTGAGTAATTATTTAAAGATCCTTGCTGGCAGATGCtgttgttgatttgattcttgGTATTGGgatactttttttaatttataaataaagttTGAATCTTTATGATTTTGAGTGGTCATAATTGTATTTGGTTTTATCTCATTGTGCAGAAACTCAGAAAGACAAGGTTTTTTGCTTCTTGTTGATGAGTGCATTATACCTCTGCTTGTGTAAGCCAAAGTCGGTTCACTTTCTTATTATGCGACTTTTATAATCGTTGATATTGCTTGTAGTGGATAGACTTTAGTGGGTATCTACTAGGCTGAGGTGAGAAGGTAGCATAAAGGAAAGACAAAAACTTGGGAATTGTTTTAGGCCACCTCTGAGGTTTCTTGTTTCAGCATGTCTGTTGCTTTGTTGTGGGTTGTTTCTCCAAATTCCGAGGTCTCAAATGGGACAGGATTCGTGGATTCAGTCCGAGAAGGGAACCGGGGTTTGGAATCATCCAGGTTCCCAGCTCGGGATAGGAATTCCATGTGGAAAGGGAGATTCAAGAAAGGTGGGAGACAGGGGTGGAATTTTGGGTCTTTTAATGCAAATTCGAGATATTCGGGTTTGGGAAGATCAACAACTGAAAATGGAAGGAGTTTCTCTGTACAGTCCAGTTTGGTGGCTAGCCCAACTGGAGAAATGGCTGTGTCATCAGAGAAAAAGGTCTATGATGTGGTATTGAAGCAGGCAGCTTTAGTGAAGAGGCAGCTGATATCTACTGATGACTTAGAAGTGAAGCCGGATATTGTTGTTCCGGGGAATTTGGGCTTGTTGAGTGAAGCATATGATCGTTGTGGCGAAGTATGTGCAGAGTATGCGAAGACATTTTACTTAGGTCAGTCTCAGCTCTcagccttttttttttaaatctgttcTTTAGTTTACAAAATCTTGGTTAAGGTATCAGTTGATGAAGACAAAATATTAATCCTTGTTTGGTTCTTATTTAGGAACCATGCTAATGACTCCAGAGAGAAGAAGAGCTATCTGGGCAATATATGGTGATGTTTCCAACTTTCAAGACATATAGTATTTCTATGTATATATCTGTGCTTATCTGGGGACATAAAAGGAGAATTATATTTTAGTAAGACATAGAATATTATAGGTGCAAGTTGAGCTCTACTAGCTTGTGAAACATTATTATATGCATAAAGAGAAGagaattaatttcttataccaTATACAGCAGTCAAATTAGTGGAAGAAATGCTAAATTATTAGACTGGATCCGCCGAAGTGTAACATGCTTTTACTGTTTGTTTTATCAGCTTTCTGTGGAATCTTTgacataatttcaacttttcgCTGGCCGGTAGTTACGCTCTTTGTGTACCAAAATCTTGTGCTCTTTACACAGTTCAAAAGGTTAAAGAAAGTAGAATTTAGATAATTTAACATTATGATTTTGGCACCTCCCATTTACAACTTTCTGGTCTCTAGATGTGAAACTGGTGATCTGATTCTCTTTACCGGTTCGTTTGGCAGTCTTACAAGTTTGGTCAAGCTTTATGCGTAGTCAATTATGGTATATATGATACTTTTGGTGCTTTCATGTATTCTGTTTCCAAGAAGGACTAGATCTTGCCTGTGAGAAACTTCcacttaaaattgaaaaaatatgtgtttttTCTGGCTTGCTCATTAGATTAATATGTAGTTCAAGCATGTTAAGACTCTTGGGGAAATTGACAGCGATTTTTGTATTAGCACGTTTATAAATGACCTTGTCGTCTGAAAAGCTGTGGCTTTTTAAACAGTGTGGTGCAGGAGAACTGATGAGCTTGTTGATGGTCCTAATGCATCACACATAACTCCACAAGCTTTAGATAGGTGGGAGACCAGGCTGGAAGATATTTTCAATGGGCGGCCATTTGATATGCTTGATGCAGCTTTATCCGATACTGTTTCCAGATTTCCTGTTGATATTCAGGTTAGTTTATCTAATTAGATCATTGTTATCTTCTCCAGATTCAGATCCTATTCTCTTTTGCTCACTGCTGTTCTGAAGCAAATACTTGTGGAATTCGATAGTGCTGCTGAGTAGATGACATTTTTCTAGTAATCTTATATTTCCATATACTTTTCTTCTTTGTATCTCTATCTCTTTCTACTACCATAATctacttatattttttatttgattagcAAATAAGGTAACTGTTTTTCATTTGCTGTCACTGGCTGacatttattttgtgtttaataACCTCTCTTTCTTGCAACTATATGAAGTGTCTGATTATTCATCTACCTGGTGCAGCCATTCAGAGATATGGTTGAAGGAATGCGTATGGACTTGTGGAAATCCAGATACAACAACTTCGATGAGCTGTATCTTTATTGTTACTATGTCGCTGGTACAGTAGGATTGATGAGTGTTCCAATTATGGGCATTGCACCTGAATCAAAGGCAACGACAGAGAGTGTATATAATGCAGCTTTGGCTTTAGGGATCGCAAATCAACTAACCAATATACTCAGAGATGTAGGAGAAGAGTAAGTATGAAGCTACATTTAATTTCACATAAATCATTTCCCAAGTAACACGCAAAAATGTATCGATGTAGTTGTCTATTTCTTAGATATTATAAGTACAGTGTAATGCCTATTGCtcctttgtttttttaaaagttacAGGTGATTTTGCCATCTTTTTTGTTCCAGTTTATTTTGAAGTACAATGTATTCAGTGCTAAAAATGCCTTAACATATTTCTTTTTGTACAGTGCAAGAAGAGGAAGAGTGTACTTACCTCAAGATGAATTAGCACAGGCAGGGCTCTCGGACGAAGACATATTTGCTGGAAGAGTGACTGATAAGTGGAGGATCTTTATGAAGAAGCAAATTCAGAGGGCAAGGAAATTCTTTGATGAGGCAGAGAAAGGTGTCACAGAACTTAGCGCTGCTAGTAGATGGCCAGTAAGTAGTGATAAATTACATGAATACAATTACAATTGATCATTCATATCCAGTAgtttttctttatctttatgGTAGTGATGAAAAATCTATATGAACTAAGTTTTTGGTAGCGACACAGTCCATCACATTGTTAGGCAAAGCAGAATAGACTTCAGTTCAAAAATAGTTTCCCTCATTTGGCTATAGTTAGTATGGACTAGTTGTTGTAATGATAAAACATTGAAAGGTATCATAGTTTTCAATTTTAACTTCTTAAATCTGCTCAAATCTTCTCTGTTATGTGTTGCTTATGTTCCTACATCACAGAGGAAAGAGAGCTTGATCGACGTGCCTATGCATTTATGGTCTAATTTTGCATTGAGCTTACATTGTGAATCTTTATTCTAGTATGAGCATGAGCTGATTCTATTTTGTTGCTGCAGGTATTGGCGTCGTTGCTGTTGTATCGCAAGATATTGGATGAGATTGAAGCCAACGACTACAACAACTTCACAAGGAGGGCTTATGTGAGCAAGCCAAAGAAGCTTCTCACCTTGCCCATTGCTTATGCAAGATCTCTCGTGCCTCCTAAGATAACTTCTTCTCCCCTAGCAAAGACATgaatgttgttgttgaaaaaCAATTTGAGGCCTATACACTAAAGAAAATCAGGTACTTAATTGTAAATGAGATATCTTTTGCTACATGTGTATCATCATCAAAAGTAGATTGTAAATTCAATATGACTATTTCTTGGTAGATTGTTTCTTCACACTCAAACCCTCAAGGGAGAAAAGTTATTCCTTCATCTAGAGAATTAAGTCAAATTGCATGATTGAAGTCCAACTTCATTTGAGTGCATACATTTACTTGGACCCCGTGAAATAAGTCCATTTGAATTTCATACTGCGTGTCAAGTGATGTGGAATATCAAATTCAATCCAAAATCAATGAGATCATGTCGTGTGTGCAAGTGATGTGGCATGTTTACAAGTGTTGAAGTGACATAACtagtcaaatcaaatcaaaatttatatacatCCAATATAATTGATTTGATAACTCAAAAGAACCAATCAAAGCAAGTGAAGGCGTTCATAGACAATATAACTCTATGCAAAGAATAAATAGGTCACATACATTCCTAAGGAGAAGGATTTGCAATTAAAATGAAGGCATATATAACCGGCATAATACTCTTCTCCAAGAGATTTATTTCCAAGATTAATAGACAGTGCCGGTGTTGTTTGGAGATGATAAAGTATATCATAAGGAGTTTCACATCTTTCGTTCAATAATTAAGCTACTTCAACCTTTGAATCAAAGAGAACAAATTGGAGAAAATCAATAATAGGAACAGTAACCACATAAAgtttataaataaaagtaaCCCCGTacaacaaaatatatattttaatttttggaatTATTTCTGGAAATGAGTTGGCTTAACCCTTTATGTTTACAGTTTGACAAATGGAAGAAAATCTTATCAAAGATCTgagaatatatacatatatataatgttGACCAGATTAAATGAATCTGCATAAAATAAATCGAACAGTGGCAAGAATTGGTCAACCAAGTTGATGTGCTAGAGAATACAGGGACAAAATC
The sequence above is a segment of the Solanum dulcamara chromosome 11, daSolDulc1.2, whole genome shotgun sequence genome. Coding sequences within it:
- the LOC129873069 gene encoding phytoene synthase 2, chloroplastic, translating into MSVALLWVVSPNSEVSNGTGFVDSVREGNRGLESSRFPARDRNSMWKGRFKKGGRQGWNFGSFNANSRYSGLGRSTTENGRSFSVQSSLVASPTGEMAVSSEKKVYDVVLKQAALVKRQLISTDDLEVKPDIVVPGNLGLLSEAYDRCGEVCAEYAKTFYLGTMLMTPERRRAIWAIYVWCRRTDELVDGPNASHITPQALDRWETRLEDIFNGRPFDMLDAALSDTVSRFPVDIQPFRDMVEGMRMDLWKSRYNNFDELYLYCYYVAGTVGLMSVPIMGIAPESKATTESVYNAALALGIANQLTNILRDVGEDARRGRVYLPQDELAQAGLSDEDIFAGRVTDKWRIFMKKQIQRARKFFDEAEKGVTELSAASRWPVLASLLLYRKILDEIEANDYNNFTRRAYVSKPKKLLTLPIAYARSLVPPKITSSPLAKT